Proteins found in one Streptomyces sp. NBC_00461 genomic segment:
- the wblA gene encoding transcriptional regulator WblA — MGWVTDWSAQAACRTTDPDELFVQGAAQNRAKAVCTGCPVRTECLADALDNRVEFGVWGGMTERERRALLRRRPTVTSWRRLLETARVEYERGVGILPLDDDEVYEHYAAVS, encoded by the coding sequence ATGGGCTGGGTAACCGACTGGAGTGCGCAGGCCGCCTGCCGCACTACCGATCCGGATGAACTGTTTGTTCAGGGAGCAGCGCAGAACAGGGCCAAGGCGGTGTGCACCGGATGCCCGGTACGCACCGAATGCCTGGCTGATGCGCTCGACAACCGCGTCGAGTTCGGCGTGTGGGGAGGCATGACGGAGCGGGAGCGCCGCGCACTGTTGCGCAGGCGACCCACCGTCACCTCCTGGCGCCGGCTGCTCGAGACGGCTCGTGTGGAGTACGAGCGCGGCGTGGGCATCCTGCCGCTCGACGACGACGAGGTGTACGAGCACTACGCGGCGGTGAGCTGA
- a CDS encoding ArsA family ATPase, translating into MSPDPATAQESARHRLSHTRVLDVDPLLDDPKTRIVVCCGSGGVGKTTTAAALGLRAAERGRKVVVLTIDPARRLAQSMGIDSLDNTPRRVKGVDGDGELHAMMLDMKRTFDEIVEAHADPERAAVILNNPFYQSLSAGFAGTQEYMAMEKLGQLHARNAWDLIVVDTPPSRSALDFLDAPKRLGSFLDGRLIRLLTAPAKLGGRAGMKFLNVGMSMMTGTLGKLLGGQLLKDVQTFVAAMDTTFGGFRTRADATYKLLQAPGTAFLVVAAPERDALREAAYFVQRLAAEDMPLAGLVLNRVHGSGAVRLSAERALAAAENLVEPRIVDQDGGKAGLRNSPDTYGSSESSESSPTPAPVESPPSEPGSPGPDQEDQGDGQSVDRLTAGLLKLHAERMQLLSREQRTRDRFTALHPEVAVAEVAALPGDVHDLTGLRDIGDRLAANRPELPETRA; encoded by the coding sequence ATGAGTCCGGACCCGGCCACCGCCCAGGAGAGCGCCCGTCACCGCCTCTCCCACACGCGTGTGCTCGACGTCGACCCGCTGCTGGACGACCCGAAGACACGGATCGTGGTGTGCTGCGGCTCGGGCGGCGTCGGCAAGACCACCACCGCCGCGGCGCTGGGCCTCAGGGCCGCCGAGCGGGGGCGCAAGGTGGTCGTGCTGACCATCGACCCGGCGCGCCGGCTCGCCCAGTCCATGGGCATCGACTCGCTCGACAACACCCCGCGCCGGGTGAAGGGCGTCGACGGCGACGGCGAACTGCACGCCATGATGCTCGACATGAAGCGCACCTTCGACGAGATCGTCGAGGCGCACGCGGACCCCGAGCGGGCCGCCGTGATCCTGAACAACCCCTTCTACCAGTCGCTCTCCGCGGGCTTCGCCGGCACGCAGGAGTACATGGCGATGGAGAAGCTGGGTCAGCTGCACGCGCGCAACGCATGGGACCTGATCGTCGTGGACACACCACCGTCCCGCTCGGCGCTCGACTTCCTGGACGCGCCCAAGCGGCTGGGCTCGTTCCTGGACGGCCGACTGATCCGGCTGCTCACCGCCCCGGCCAAGCTCGGCGGACGGGCCGGCATGAAGTTCCTGAACGTCGGGATGTCGATGATGACGGGCACCCTCGGCAAGCTGCTGGGCGGTCAACTGCTCAAGGACGTCCAGACGTTCGTGGCCGCCATGGACACGACGTTCGGTGGGTTTCGCACGCGCGCGGACGCCACGTACAAGCTGCTTCAGGCGCCCGGGACGGCGTTCCTGGTGGTGGCCGCGCCGGAGCGGGACGCGCTGCGCGAGGCCGCGTACTTCGTTCAGCGGCTGGCCGCGGAGGACATGCCGCTCGCGGGTCTGGTGCTCAACCGGGTCCACGGCAGCGGCGCCGTCCGGCTGTCGGCCGAGCGTGCGCTCGCCGCCGCGGAAAATCTTGTGGAGCCCCGCATTGTCGATCAGGACGGCGGGAAAGCTGGACTTCGTAACTCTCCCGACACGTACGGCAGTTCAGAATCCTCCGAGTCGTCCCCCACACCCGCGCCCGTCGAGTCTCCCCCGTCCGAGCCCGGCTCCCCCGGTCCGGATCAGGAGGACCAGGGCGACGGACAGAGCGTCGACCGGCTCACCGCAGGCCTGTTGAAGCTGCATGCCGAGCGGATGCAGCTGCTCTCCCGCGAGCAGCGCACGCGCGACCGTTTCACCGCGCTCCACCCCGAGGTGGCGGTGGCCGAAGTGGCCGCGCTGCCCGGCGATGTGCATGACCTCACGGGGCTGCGGGACATCGGGGACCGGCTCGCGGCCAATCGGCCGGAGCTGCCCGAGACGCGCGCCTGA
- a CDS encoding ArsA family ATPase, which translates to MSRLQVVSGKGGTGKTTVAAALALALATEGKRTLLVEVEGRQGIAQLFETEALPYEERKIAVAPGGGEVYALAIDPELALLDYLQMFYKLGGAGRALKKLGAIDFATTIAPGLRDVLLTGKACEAVRRKDKSGRFAYDYVVMDAPPTGRITRFLNVNDEVAGLAKIGPIHNQAQAVMRVLKSKETAVHLVTLLEEMPVQETADGIAELRAAKLPVGRIMVNMVRPEVLDGTDLELVRSVPRSSVARALSAAGLGGARRGGNAEKLVAPLLQQAEEYAERYALEHEQRAVLAELDLPLHELPLLAEGMDLAGLYELATELRKQGMS; encoded by the coding sequence GTGAGCAGGCTCCAGGTCGTCAGCGGCAAGGGCGGGACCGGAAAGACGACGGTCGCCGCCGCCCTCGCGCTGGCCCTCGCGACCGAGGGGAAGCGGACGCTTCTCGTCGAGGTCGAGGGCCGCCAGGGCATCGCGCAGCTCTTCGAAACGGAAGCGCTGCCTTATGAGGAGCGAAAGATCGCCGTCGCTCCCGGGGGCGGGGAGGTGTACGCCCTCGCCATCGACCCCGAACTGGCCCTTCTGGACTACCTCCAGATGTTCTACAAGCTGGGGGGCGCCGGAAGAGCCCTGAAGAAACTCGGTGCGATCGACTTCGCCACCACCATCGCACCCGGTCTCAGGGACGTACTCCTGACCGGCAAGGCCTGCGAGGCGGTGCGCAGGAAGGACAAGAGCGGACGGTTCGCGTACGACTACGTCGTCATGGACGCGCCCCCCACGGGCCGCATCACGCGGTTCCTGAACGTGAACGACGAGGTGGCGGGCCTCGCCAAGATCGGCCCGATACACAATCAGGCGCAGGCCGTGATGCGGGTGCTGAAGTCCAAGGAGACGGCCGTGCACCTGGTCACGCTCCTTGAGGAGATGCCAGTCCAGGAGACCGCGGACGGGATCGCCGAACTGCGCGCCGCCAAGCTGCCGGTGGGCCGGATCATGGTGAACATGGTGCGGCCGGAGGTGTTGGACGGGACGGATCTGGAACTCGTACGGAGCGTGCCGCGTTCATCTGTGGCAAGGGCACTGTCGGCGGCGGGGCTGGGCGGCGCGCGACGAGGTGGGAACGCCGAGAAGCTGGTGGCCCCCCTGTTGCAGCAGGCCGAGGAGTACGCCGAGCGGTATGCGCTGGAGCACGAACAGCGGGCCGTGCTCGCCGAGCTGGACCTGCCGCTGCACGAACTGCCGCTGCTCGCCGAGGGCATGGACCTGGCGGGGCTGTACGAGCTGGCCACCGAGCTGCGGAAGCAGGGGATGTCATGA
- a CDS encoding DUF4177 domain-containing protein, producing the protein MTKWEYATVPLLVHATKQILDTWGEDGWELVQVVPGPNNPEQLVAYLKREKP; encoded by the coding sequence ATGACCAAGTGGGAATACGCGACTGTGCCGCTGCTCGTACACGCCACGAAGCAGATTCTGGACACCTGGGGCGAGGACGGCTGGGAGCTCGTCCAGGTCGTGCCCGGGCCGAACAACCCCGAGCAGCTGGTGGCCTACCTGAAGCGGGAGAAGCCGTAA
- a CDS encoding RidA family protein: MGAVEAKLAELGLTLPEVVPPLAAYQPAVQSGVYVYTAGQLPMVEGKLPVTGKVGAEVTPEEAKELARTCALNALAAVKSVTGDLDRIARVVKVVGFVASASDFTGQPGVVNGASELLGEVLGEKGVHARSAVGVAVLPLDAPVEVEIQIELVP, translated from the coding sequence ATGGGAGCCGTCGAGGCGAAGCTGGCCGAGCTCGGCCTGACCCTGCCCGAGGTCGTACCGCCGCTGGCCGCGTACCAGCCGGCCGTGCAGTCCGGCGTGTACGTCTACACGGCCGGCCAGCTTCCGATGGTGGAGGGCAAGCTGCCCGTCACGGGCAAGGTCGGCGCGGAGGTCACGCCCGAGGAGGCCAAGGAGCTGGCCCGCACCTGCGCCCTGAACGCCCTGGCCGCCGTCAAGTCCGTGACCGGCGACCTGGACCGCATCGCGCGCGTGGTGAAGGTCGTCGGCTTCGTCGCCTCGGCGTCGGACTTCACCGGCCAGCCCGGTGTGGTGAACGGCGCCAGCGAACTGCTCGGTGAGGTCCTCGGCGAGAAGGGCGTGCACGCGCGCAGCGCGGTCGGCGTGGCGGTGCTGCCGCTGGACGCACCGGTCGAGGTCGAGATCCAGATCGAGCTCGTACCGTAG
- a CDS encoding NUDIX hydrolase has protein sequence MANGQWFPQDWPERIRALADGTLTPVVPKRAATVMLLKDTDLGPVVHMLRRRASMAFAGGAYAYPGGGVDPRDDEHHVRWAGPTRAWWAQRLGVDEREAQAIVCAAVRETYEEAGVLLAGPAAGSVVGDTTGEDWEADRAALVARDVSFAEFLDRRGLVLRSDLLGAWTRWITPEFEPRRYDTWFFVAALPPGQRTRNASTEADRTVWIRPEDAAASYDKGELTMMPPTIATLRQLAAWATAADALAEAPERDLTPVLAQARLLDGEILLSWPGHDEFTKHIPTDLPTGGASA, from the coding sequence ATGGCGAATGGGCAGTGGTTTCCGCAGGACTGGCCGGAACGCATCCGCGCACTCGCGGACGGCACCCTCACCCCGGTCGTCCCCAAGCGCGCGGCGACCGTCATGCTCCTGAAGGACACCGACCTCGGCCCCGTCGTGCACATGCTGCGCAGACGCGCCTCCATGGCCTTCGCCGGAGGCGCGTACGCGTATCCGGGCGGGGGCGTGGACCCCCGTGACGACGAACATCACGTCCGCTGGGCGGGCCCCACGCGCGCGTGGTGGGCCCAGCGGCTCGGCGTCGACGAGCGGGAGGCCCAGGCGATCGTCTGCGCGGCCGTCCGTGAGACGTACGAGGAGGCGGGGGTCCTGCTGGCCGGGCCGGCCGCCGGCTCCGTGGTCGGCGACACCACGGGCGAGGACTGGGAGGCGGACCGCGCGGCCCTGGTCGCCCGCGACGTCTCCTTCGCCGAGTTCCTGGACCGCCGCGGCCTCGTCCTGCGCTCGGACCTGCTGGGCGCCTGGACCCGCTGGATCACCCCGGAGTTCGAACCCCGGCGCTACGACACCTGGTTCTTCGTGGCCGCCCTCCCGCCCGGCCAGCGCACGCGCAACGCCTCCACGGAGGCGGACCGCACGGTGTGGATCCGGCCCGAGGACGCGGCTGCCTCGTACGACAAGGGTGAGCTGACGATGATGCCGCCCACCATCGCGACCCTGCGCCAGCTCGCTGCGTGGGCCACGGCCGCCGACGCGCTCGCCGAGGCCCCCGAACGCGATCTCACCCCCGTCCTCGCGCAGGCCCGGCTGCTGGACGGCGAGATCCTGCTGTCATGGCCGGGCCACGACGAGTTCACGAAGCACATCCCGACCGACCTTCCGACCGGTGGAGCCTCGGCATGA
- a CDS encoding MBL fold metallo-hydrolase — MTDAAALPGQPRGGVLTGPATSRAVNVLAPNASAMTLDGTNTWILAEPGSDLAVVVDPGPLDEGHLRNVVDTAEKAGRRIVLTLLTHGHPDHAEGAVRFAGLTGTKVRALDPALRLGDEGLAAGDVIAVGGLELRVVPTPGHTSDSLCFHLPADQAVLTGDTVLGRGTTVVAHPDGRLGDYLDSLRRLRSLTVDDGVHTVLPGHGPVLEDAQGAVEFYLAHRAHRLAQVETAVEDGYGSPSEVVARVYADVDRSLWPAAELSVRAQLDYLEEHGLI, encoded by the coding sequence ATGACGGACGCAGCAGCCCTTCCCGGCCAGCCGCGGGGCGGGGTCCTCACCGGCCCCGCCACCTCCCGCGCCGTCAACGTCCTGGCGCCCAACGCCTCGGCGATGACCCTCGACGGCACCAACACCTGGATCCTCGCCGAGCCCGGCTCCGACCTGGCCGTCGTCGTCGACCCCGGACCGCTGGACGAAGGACACCTGCGCAACGTCGTGGACACGGCCGAGAAGGCCGGCCGGCGCATCGTGCTCACCCTGCTGACCCACGGCCACCCGGACCACGCGGAGGGCGCCGTACGCTTCGCCGGGCTGACCGGCACGAAGGTGCGCGCCCTGGATCCTGCGCTGCGGCTGGGCGACGAGGGGCTGGCCGCGGGGGACGTGATCGCGGTCGGCGGCCTGGAGCTGAGGGTCGTACCGACGCCCGGCCACACCTCGGACTCCCTGTGCTTCCACCTCCCGGCGGACCAGGCCGTCCTGACCGGCGACACCGTGCTGGGCCGCGGCACGACGGTCGTGGCGCACCCCGACGGCCGCCTCGGCGACTACCTCGACTCGCTACGGCGGCTGCGGTCGCTGACGGTCGACGACGGCGTCCACACGGTGCTGCCGGGCCATGGCCCGGTCCTGGAGGACGCCCAGGGAGCCGTCGAGTTCTATCTCGCCCACCGTGCCCACCGCCTGGCCCAGGTCGAGACGGCCGTCGAGGACGGCTACGGCAGCCCGTCCGAGGTCGTCGCCCGCGTGTACGCGGACGTTGACCGCTCCCTGTGGCCGGCGGCCGAGCTGTCGGTACGGGCACAGCTGGACTACCTGGAGGAGCACGGGCTCATCTAG
- a CDS encoding nucleotidyltransferase domain-containing protein produces MSENASPKGLDSQGYIEREGSLGLVSRAFRPVVAAARDRLLGVFGARLHSAYLYGSIPRGHARVGRSDLDLLVALREEPTAGDREAVRALGETVDREFAQIDGVGTLLYGRARLLSEAETYDLGWFVACLCTPLLGEDLAEYLPRYRPDSLLARETNGDLALLLPRWRQRIAAGDDTDEARRPLVRFMSRHLVRTAFTLVMPRWNGWTSDLAEMAEVFGAYYPQRAEQLRAAAVLGREPNGDPAVLRSYVDDLGPWLADEYARVHGVKAPRPD; encoded by the coding sequence ATGTCGGAAAACGCGAGCCCCAAGGGCCTTGATTCCCAGGGCTACATCGAGCGCGAGGGCTCTCTCGGCCTCGTCTCGCGCGCGTTCCGCCCGGTGGTGGCCGCCGCCCGGGACCGGCTGCTCGGGGTGTTCGGGGCGCGGCTGCACAGCGCGTACCTCTACGGGTCGATTCCGCGGGGCCACGCGCGCGTGGGACGCAGTGACCTGGATCTGCTGGTCGCGCTGCGGGAGGAGCCGACCGCGGGGGACCGGGAGGCCGTGCGGGCGCTCGGTGAGACCGTCGACAGGGAGTTCGCGCAGATCGACGGGGTCGGCACGCTGCTGTACGGCCGGGCGCGGCTGCTGAGCGAGGCGGAGACGTACGACCTGGGCTGGTTCGTCGCCTGTCTGTGTACGCCGTTGCTCGGTGAGGACCTCGCCGAGTACCTGCCCCGCTATCGCCCCGACTCCCTGCTCGCCCGCGAGACCAACGGGGACCTGGCCCTGCTGCTGCCCCGCTGGCGGCAGCGGATCGCGGCCGGCGACGACACGGACGAGGCACGGCGGCCCCTCGTACGATTCATGTCCCGGCATCTCGTCCGCACCGCGTTCACGCTCGTCATGCCCCGCTGGAACGGCTGGACCAGCGACCTGGCGGAGATGGCCGAGGTCTTCGGCGCCTACTACCCCCAGCGGGCCGAGCAACTGCGCGCGGCGGCCGTCCTCGGACGCGAGCCGAACGGCGATCCCGCCGTGCTGCGGTCGTACGTCGACGACCTGGGTCCATGGCTCGCCGACGAGTACGCGCGCGTGCACGGCGTGAAGGCCCCCAGGCCGGACTGA
- a CDS encoding Crp/Fnr family transcriptional regulator, with translation MDDVLRRNPLFAALDDEQAAELRASMSEVTLARGDALFHEGDPGDRLYVVTEGKVKLHRTSPDGRENMLAVVGPSELIGELSLFDPGPRTATATALTEVKLLGLGHGDLQPWLNVRPEVAGALLRAVARRLRKTNDQMSDLVFSDVPGRVARALLDLSRRFGVQSEEGIHVVHDLTQEELAQLVGASRETVNKALADFAQRGWLRLEARAVILLDIERLAKRSR, from the coding sequence GTGGACGACGTTCTGCGGCGCAACCCGCTCTTCGCGGCGCTCGACGACGAGCAGGCCGCGGAGCTTCGCGCCTCCATGAGCGAGGTGACCCTCGCGCGCGGTGACGCGCTCTTCCACGAGGGCGACCCCGGTGACCGGCTCTACGTCGTCACCGAGGGCAAGGTGAAGCTCCACCGCACGTCCCCCGACGGCCGCGAGAACATGCTCGCCGTCGTCGGCCCCAGCGAGCTGATCGGCGAGCTGTCGCTCTTCGACCCGGGCCCGCGGACCGCCACGGCCACCGCGCTGACCGAGGTCAAGCTCCTCGGCCTCGGCCACGGCGACCTCCAGCCCTGGCTGAACGTACGGCCCGAGGTGGCCGGCGCCCTGCTGCGCGCCGTCGCGCGGCGCCTGCGCAAGACCAACGACCAGATGTCCGACCTGGTCTTCTCGGACGTCCCCGGCCGTGTCGCCCGTGCCCTGCTGGACCTCTCCCGCCGCTTCGGCGTGCAGTCCGAAGAGGGCATCCACGTCGTCCACGACCTGACGCAGGAGGAGCTGGCCCAACTGGTCGGCGCCTCGCGCGAGACGGTCAACAAGGCGCTGGCCGACTTCGCGCAGCGCGGATGGCTGCGCCTGGAGGCGCGGGCCGTGATCCTGTTGGACATCGAGCGGCTGGCCAAGCGGTCCCGCTGA
- the nth gene encoding endonuclease III — translation MGEQNSGGGKKPAKATKSAPVKKAAPKKPAAKKAASAGKKSAAVKNATAAPKKVTAVPKKATAAVKDVSPAKAVAKPPKDESRTALVRRARRIDRELAQVYPYAHPELDFENPFQLVVATVLSAQTTDLRVNQTTPGLFAKYPTPEDLAAANPEEVEEILRPTGFFRAKTKSVMGLSKALVEQFGGEVPGRLEDLVKLPGVGRKTAFVVLGNAFGRPGITVDTHFQRLVRRWQWTEESDPDKIEAAVGALFPKSDWTMLSHHVIFHGRRICHARKPACGACPIAPLCPAYGEGETDPEKAKKLLKYEKGGFPGQRLNPPQSYLDAGGRPAPPLGAG, via the coding sequence GTGGGCGAACAGAACTCCGGTGGTGGAAAGAAACCGGCAAAAGCGACGAAAAGCGCTCCGGTGAAGAAGGCCGCGCCAAAGAAGCCCGCCGCGAAAAAGGCAGCCTCCGCCGGGAAAAAGTCCGCGGCCGTCAAAAACGCGACAGCCGCGCCCAAGAAGGTGACCGCAGTGCCCAAGAAGGCGACCGCCGCGGTCAAGGACGTTTCTCCCGCGAAGGCCGTGGCCAAGCCGCCGAAGGACGAGTCGCGCACCGCGCTGGTCCGCCGCGCCCGCCGCATCGACCGCGAGCTGGCCCAGGTGTATCCGTACGCCCACCCGGAGCTGGACTTCGAGAACCCCTTCCAGCTCGTGGTCGCCACGGTCCTGTCCGCCCAGACCACCGACCTCAGGGTCAACCAGACGACGCCGGGGCTCTTCGCCAAGTACCCGACCCCGGAGGACCTGGCCGCCGCCAACCCTGAGGAGGTCGAGGAGATCCTGCGCCCGACCGGCTTCTTCCGGGCCAAGACCAAGTCCGTCATGGGGCTGTCGAAGGCGCTGGTGGAGCAGTTCGGCGGGGAGGTTCCCGGCCGTCTTGAGGACCTGGTGAAGCTGCCGGGCGTGGGCCGCAAAACCGCCTTCGTGGTGCTGGGGAACGCGTTCGGCCGTCCCGGCATCACCGTGGACACGCACTTCCAGCGGCTGGTGCGGCGTTGGCAGTGGACCGAGGAGAGCGACCCGGACAAGATCGAGGCCGCCGTCGGTGCGCTCTTCCCCAAGAGTGACTGGACGATGCTCTCGCACCATGTGATCTTCCACGGCCGCCGCATCTGCCACGCCCGCAAGCCCGCCTGCGGCGCCTGCCCCATCGCCCCGCTCTGCCCGGCGTACGGCGAGGGCGAGACGGATCCCGAGAAGGCGAAGAAGCTGCTCAAGTACGAGAAGGGCGGCTTCCCCGGCCAGCGCCTCAACCCCCCGCAGTCCTACCTGGACGCGGGCGGCAGGCCGGCGCCGCCGCTGGGGGCCGGATGA
- a CDS encoding NUDIX hydrolase, whose protein sequence is MTRASDTQGGSVTISKDGLPEWLGPVVRAVETVQPLQLSRFLPPEDGAGRQSAVLILFGEGERGPELLLMERASSLRSHAGQPSFPGGALDPEDGDPKGDGPLRAALREAEEETGLDPSGVQLFGVLPRLYIPVSGFVVTPVLGWWHEPSPVGVVDVNETARVFTVPVADLTDPGNRATTVHPSGHRGPAFLVESALVWGFTAGIIDRLLHYAGWERPWDREKQVPLDWRS, encoded by the coding sequence ATGACGCGCGCGAGTGATACGCAGGGTGGGTCGGTGACGATCAGCAAGGACGGGCTGCCCGAGTGGCTCGGCCCGGTGGTGCGGGCCGTGGAGACCGTGCAGCCGTTGCAGCTGAGCCGCTTCCTGCCGCCGGAGGACGGGGCGGGGCGGCAGTCCGCCGTGCTGATCCTCTTCGGCGAGGGGGAGCGCGGCCCCGAGCTGCTGCTCATGGAGCGGGCGAGTTCGCTCAGGTCGCACGCCGGGCAGCCCTCCTTCCCGGGCGGTGCCCTCGACCCCGAGGACGGCGACCCGAAGGGCGACGGGCCGCTCAGAGCCGCGCTGCGGGAGGCCGAGGAGGAGACAGGGCTCGACCCGTCGGGCGTCCAGCTCTTCGGCGTCCTGCCCAGGCTGTACATCCCGGTCAGCGGATTCGTCGTGACCCCGGTGCTCGGCTGGTGGCACGAACCGAGCCCGGTCGGGGTCGTCGATGTAAACGAGACGGCGCGGGTCTTCACCGTCCCCGTGGCGGATCTCACGGATCCGGGCAACCGGGCCACCACCGTCCACCCCAGCGGCCACCGAGGTCCGGCATTTCTGGTCGAATCGGCCCTGGTCTGGGGCTTCACGGCCGGGATCATCGACCGCCTGCTCCATTACGCGGGCTGGGAGCGGCCCTGGGACCGGGAGAAGCAGGTCCCGCTCGACTGGCGGTCATGA
- a CDS encoding MarP family serine protease, with protein MNVLDILLLVAAVWFAIVGYRQGFVVGILSVIGFLGGGLVAVYTLPVIWDALTEKAEVSTTAAVVAVVVVIVCASVGQALTTHLGNKLRRYITWSPARALDATGGALVNVVAMLLVAWLIGSALAGTTLPTLGKEVRGSKVLLGVSRALPNQADTWFADFSSVLAQNGFPQVFSPFSNEPITDVRPPDPALANSPVATSAKRSIVKVMGTAQSCGKVLEGSGFVFGDRRVMTNAHVVGGVDEPTVQIGGEGRKYDATVVLYDWHRDIAVLDVPDLKAPALRFSTTDARSGDSAIIAGFPENGSYDVRAARVRGRLPANGPDIYHRGTVRRDVYSLYTTVRQGNSGGPLLTPEGHVYGVVFAKSLDDTDTGYALTADEIQEDVTKGRTANQQVDSDSCAL; from the coding sequence GTGAACGTGCTGGACATCCTGTTGCTGGTCGCCGCCGTGTGGTTCGCGATCGTGGGCTACCGCCAGGGTTTCGTCGTCGGCATCCTGTCGGTGATCGGCTTTCTCGGCGGCGGTCTCGTGGCCGTCTACACCCTGCCCGTCATCTGGGACGCGCTCACCGAAAAGGCGGAGGTGAGCACGACCGCCGCCGTGGTCGCGGTCGTGGTCGTCATCGTCTGCGCCTCCGTCGGCCAGGCCCTCACCACCCACCTGGGCAACAAGCTGCGCCGCTACATCACCTGGTCCCCGGCCCGCGCCCTGGACGCGACCGGCGGTGCACTGGTCAACGTTGTCGCGATGCTTCTGGTGGCGTGGCTGATCGGTTCCGCCCTCGCGGGCACCACACTGCCGACCCTCGGCAAGGAGGTCCGCGGCTCCAAGGTGCTCCTGGGTGTCTCCCGGGCCCTGCCCAACCAGGCCGACACCTGGTTCGCCGACTTCTCCTCCGTCCTCGCGCAGAACGGCTTCCCGCAGGTCTTCAGCCCGTTCTCGAACGAGCCGATCACCGACGTCCGGCCCCCCGACCCGGCCCTCGCGAACAGTCCCGTGGCCACGAGCGCGAAGCGCTCCATCGTCAAGGTCATGGGCACCGCGCAGAGCTGCGGCAAGGTCCTGGAGGGCAGCGGCTTCGTCTTCGGCGACCGCCGCGTCATGACCAACGCGCATGTCGTCGGGGGCGTCGACGAGCCCACCGTGCAGATAGGCGGCGAGGGCAGGAAGTACGACGCGACGGTCGTCCTCTACGACTGGCACCGCGACATCGCGGTCCTCGACGTGCCCGATCTCAAGGCGCCGGCCCTGAGGTTCAGCACCACGGACGCCAGGAGCGGCGACAGCGCGATCATCGCCGGCTTCCCGGAGAACGGCTCGTACGACGTCCGAGCCGCACGCGTGCGTGGCCGTCTCCCGGCCAACGGCCCGGACATCTACCATCGCGGCACCGTCCGCCGAGACGTCTACTCGCTGTACACGACCGTCCGCCAGGGCAACTCCGGCGGCCCACTGCTCACGCCCGAAGGCCATGTGTACGGCGTGGTCTTCGCGAAGTCCCTCGACGACACCGACACGGGGTACGCCCTCACCGCGGACGAGATCCAGGAGGACGTCACCAAGGGGCGTACCGCGAACCAGCAGGTGGACAGCGACAGCTGTGCCCTCTGA
- a CDS encoding alpha/beta fold hydrolase → MTGSSLPPGQSPSTQPTSVVRPDALPDGTKLTHRDVAANGARFHIAEVGDGPLVLLLHGFPQFWWTWRHQLTALAEAGFRAVAMDLRGVGGSDRTPRGYDPAGLALDITGVIRSLGEPDAALVGHDLGGYLAWTAAVMRPKLVRRLAVESMPHPRRWRSAMLSDVKQTRAGSYIWGFQRPWIPERQLNADDSALVAELIREWSGPNPPDDEAVETYRRAMSIPSTAHCSIEPYRWMVRSIARPDGIQFNRRMKRPLRVPTLHLHGSLDPVMRTRSAAGSGEYVEAPYRWRLFDGLGHFPHEEDPVAFSTELVNWLKDPEPDR, encoded by the coding sequence ATGACGGGCTCCTCCCTCCCTCCGGGGCAATCACCTTCCACCCAACCCACTTCGGTCGTGCGACCGGACGCCCTCCCCGACGGGACGAAGCTGACGCATCGTGACGTGGCCGCCAACGGCGCGCGCTTCCACATCGCCGAGGTCGGCGACGGGCCGCTGGTGCTGCTGCTGCACGGCTTCCCGCAGTTCTGGTGGACCTGGCGGCACCAGCTGACCGCGCTGGCCGAGGCGGGCTTCCGGGCCGTCGCCATGGACCTGCGCGGCGTCGGCGGCAGCGACCGCACCCCGCGCGGCTACGACCCCGCGGGCCTCGCGCTCGACATCACCGGCGTGATCCGCTCCCTGGGCGAGCCGGACGCCGCGCTGGTCGGCCACGACCTGGGCGGATACCTGGCGTGGACGGCGGCCGTGATGCGCCCCAAGCTGGTGCGGCGGCTCGCGGTGGAGTCCATGCCGCATCCCCGGCGCTGGCGCTCGGCGATGCTCTCGGACGTCAAGCAGACCCGCGCGGGCTCCTACATCTGGGGATTCCAGCGCCCCTGGATCCCCGAGCGGCAGCTGAACGCGGACGACAGCGCGCTCGTCGCCGAGCTGATCCGGGAGTGGTCCGGGCCGAACCCGCCGGACGACGAGGCGGTGGAGACGTACCGCCGCGCGATGTCCATCCCGTCGACGGCGCACTGCTCGATCGAGCCGTACCGCTGGATGGTCCGCTCCATCGCCCGCCCGGACGGCATCCAGTTCAACCGCCGTATGAAGCGCCCCCTCCGGGTCCCGACCCTCCATCTCCACGGCTCGCTCGACCCCGTGATGCGCACGCGCAGCGCCGCCGGATCCGGCGAGTACGTCGAAGCCCCGTACCGCTGGCGGCTGTTCGACGGGCTGGGGCACTTCCCGCACGAGGAGGATCCGGTCGCCTTCTCGACGGAGTTGGTCAACTGGCTCAAGGACCCCGAACCGGACCGCTGA